One genomic window of Scylla paramamosain isolate STU-SP2022 chromosome 48, ASM3559412v1, whole genome shotgun sequence includes the following:
- the LOC135095228 gene encoding craniofacial development protein 2-like, producing the protein MSPLMAERMDSMDCRNERVMGITLTIEQTKISIIQTYAPQQGRSLREKEQFYETLQEMTETIRHHENVIVMGDMNGHVGQNRDGVEHVIGEFSIGERNQEGERIIDYCVMNNMSIMNTYYKHQESHKWTWYRWNAAQQGYTERSMIDLFLTNKKNIFKDVRTIPSVSLDSDHRLVVAKLKIVKPKEKIKKKQKRFKLENLKDEEKKQALRQLVTIRKPTELELEEMNIEEQWNKFKNTVYGAAEETAGGRWDDLGSDGCRELKKLLNEEEEIYKK; encoded by the exons ATGTCACCACTGATGGCAGAAAGGATGGACAGTATGGACtgcagaaatgagagagtgatGGGTATAACGTTAACTATAGAACAGACAAAAATTAGCATTATCCAAACATATGCTCCACAACAGGGCAGAAgtctgagggagaaagagcagtTTTATGAAACTCTACAGGAAATGACAGAAACaataagacatcacgagaatgtcattgtcatgggagacatgaatggacatgtcggacagaatagagatggagTAGAGCACGTCATCGGAGAGTTTAGCATTGGCGAAAGGaaccaggagggagaaagaataatagattATTGTGTGATGAATAACATGTCCATTATGAATACTTATTATAAACATCAGGAGAGCCATAAATGGACATGGTATCGGTGGAATGCAGCACAACAAGGATATACTGAGAGGTCAATGATTGACCTGTTTCtcaccaacaagaaaaacatatttaaagATGTTAGGACCATACCATCTGTGTCCTTAGACTCTGACCACAGGTTGGTGGTGGCTAAATTGAAAATTgtaaaaccaaaggaaaaaatcaagaaaaagcaaaagagattcaaactggaaaacctcaaggacgaagagaagaagcaagcacTGCGGCAACTGGTAACAATACGAAAACCAACCGAACTGGAATTGGAAGAAATGAACATAGAAGaacaatggaataaattcaagaacactgtgtatggggcagctgaggagaca gcaggaggccggtgggacgacctaggaagcgatggatgcagggaaTTGAAGAAGCtgctgaacgaagaggaagaaatctacaagaaataa